One genomic window of Nicotiana sylvestris chromosome 10, ASM39365v2, whole genome shotgun sequence includes the following:
- the LOC138879302 gene encoding uncharacterized protein translates to MRGLGGQVSVAYKDLCLFPDVQLPVGFKMPKFDLYDGHGDPVTQLRGFCSKMRGEDERDELLMAYFSQSLSGSALEWYTRQDHNRWYTWDDLAQAFTCHFQYNLEIIPDRLSLTKIEKKPGESFREYGFRWREQAVRVDPPMKESEMVDYFLQALEPTYFGHLVSAVGKSFNEIVNMGGMVKEGLKLRQLGILSPIEPKLPNPPPRNLDHSVSCEYYSSAPGHDAEKCWQLKTAIQEFIDTNRIEVQAPNMPNINQNSLLAHQETNMIEIVHKEGESKKPSQTVMMIRSSDARPFERSTSEKFAIKSNGANSEPSVVVKKGSSSDVAGKNERAKVVVPGVANKLVVIVEGARINPVIIKPVTQLPIVNRRAVPWNYERVTVTYKGKEVKEEVCETNGLTRSGRCFVPEELRIAKSAKDNTVLVKKAVTEEEAEEFLRKMKIANKIFEVNKVSFSEDELPMEGTEHNRALYLTVKCEDSAVTRVLVDNSSSANICPLSTLNKLKVDDERIHKNSICIRGFDDGGKDSVGDIVLKLTIGPVEFTMEFQVLDMAVSYNLLEIILHDEDNWCVPSDTIIPFIEFEDDKGPWVYQFFDMVSVEKIIEGKPGTRKWPMSTVPSLVVDVDRDLIEKFERLFADVNMLEAGECSSKADVQHIPRIHNEVIDALATLASMLHHPDKAYMNPLQIQIHNQHAYCNVVEEELDGEP, encoded by the exons atgagggggttgggaggtcaagtaagcgtggcctataaggatttatgtctgttcccagatgttcaattACCAgtagggttcaagatgcctaagtttgatttgtacgacgggcatggtgacccagtaacACAGttaagaggattctgtagcaagatgagaggggaagACGAaagagatgaattattgatggcatatttcagccaaagtctgagcggatcggcattggaatggtatactagacaagatcacaataggtggtacacatgggacgatttggcgcAAGCCTTCACTtgtcattttcagtacaatcttgaaattatcccagaccgtctatcattgacgaagattgagaaaaagcctggtgagagtttcagggaatatggattccgttggagggagcaagcagtgAGGGtcgaccctccgatgaaagaaagcgagatggttgattatttcttgcaggccttggagcccacttattttggtcacttggtgtcagcagtaggcaagtcctttaatgagatTGTAAATATGGGAGGCATGGTaaaagagggactcaa gttgagacaattgggtataCTAAGTCCGATTGaaccaaaattgccaaatcctcccccgaggaatcttgatcactccgtGAGTTGCGAATATTATTCTAGTGCCCCGGGGCACGACGCAGAGAAGTgttggcaattgaaaacagctattcaagagttcattgatactaatcggattgaggtccaagctccgaaTATGCCTAATATCAATCAGAACTCATTGCTAGCTCATCAAGAgacgaatatgattgagatagtgcataaggaaggggagtctaagaagccttcgcaaactgtcatgatgattcggtccagtgatgcCAGGCCATTCGAAAGGTCAACAAGTGAAAAGTTCGCGATCAAGTCGAATggggcaaatagtgaaccatccgtagtggtcaagaaggggtcctcaagtgacgtcgCAGGGAAaaatgaaagagcaaaagtggttgtgccgggagtggcgaacaagcttgttgtaattgtggaaggtGCACGCATAAaccctgtcatcatcaagccggtaactcaattaccaatagtaAATAGGagggcggtcccgtggaattatgaacgagtgacagtgacttacaaggggaaagaagttaaggaagaagtatgtgagaccaatggtttgactcgatcgggaagATGCTTTgtccccgaagagttgagaataGCTAAAAGTGCCAAAGACAACACGGtattggtgaagaaagctgtgacagaggaagaagcagaggagttcttgagaaagatgaaa atagctaacaagatatttgaggtgaacaaaGTCAGTTTTTCTGAggatgagttgcccatggagggtaccgagcacaatagagccctctatctgacagtgaaatgcgaagactctgCGGTTACTCGGGTGCTGGTTGACAATAGTTCCAGcgcaaacatttgccctctctccactctaaacaagttgaaggtggatgatgaaagaattcacaagaacagtatctgcattcggggattcgatgatggagggaaagattcagtagGGGACATAGTGCTTAaacttacaatagggccagtagaatttaccatggagttccaggtgctcgatatggctgtttcttacaatctgctg gaaattatcCTACACGACGAAGATAATTGGTGTGTTCCCAGCGATACCATCATTCCATTCATAGAGTTCgaggacgacaaggggccatgggtttatcagttttttgacatggtatcggtagagaaaattatagaagggaa gcctggtaccagaaaaTGGCCAATGTCAACAGTTCCCAGTTTAGTGGTTGATGTAGatagagatttgattgaaaagtttgagaggttattcgccgatgtgaacatgttggaagctggagagTGCTCGAGTAaagcggatgtgca gcatattccaaggattcacaatgaggtcatcgatgctttggctactctggcgtcaatgttgcaccatcccgaTAAGGCATATATGAATCCTTTGCAGATTCAGATCCAcaatcagcatgcttactgtaatgtggtagaagaagagctcgatggggaacCTTAG